In one window of Oleidesulfovibrio alaskensis DSM 16109 DNA:
- a CDS encoding phage baseplate assembly protein V has protein sequence MRQVQQAVARALSTIRLAFRARLTGLDTAPRVQLVQADALAGERLQAAELFQHFGFTSAPPEGTQLIVLPLGGRTAHSVIVATEHGNYRMDVTQGEACIYNQWGARIHLKKDRIIEADCDHFRINAAQSITMQTKSWQATATEGTTFASPTLAFGGMDGEQAQASINAHINTTGDITSQGDHVAGGISQRHHRHQGDSGGTTGEPE, from the coding sequence ATGCGACAGGTTCAGCAGGCAGTGGCGCGGGCGCTTTCCACCATACGCCTTGCCTTCAGGGCGCGGCTTACCGGCTTGGACACCGCCCCGCGTGTTCAGCTGGTGCAGGCCGATGCGCTGGCGGGTGAACGCCTGCAGGCGGCAGAGCTGTTTCAGCATTTCGGGTTTACCAGCGCTCCGCCGGAAGGCACCCAGCTGATTGTCCTGCCTCTGGGCGGTCGTACCGCCCACAGCGTTATTGTGGCCACAGAACACGGCAACTACCGCATGGACGTTACACAGGGCGAGGCCTGTATCTACAACCAGTGGGGGGCGCGCATCCATCTGAAGAAAGACCGCATAATAGAAGCCGACTGCGACCACTTCCGCATCAATGCGGCCCAAAGCATCACCATGCAGACAAAGTCATGGCAGGCCACGGCGACTGAGGGCACAACCTTTGCCAGCCCCACGCTGGCCTTCGGCGGCATGGACGGTGAACAGGCGCAGGCCAGCATAAATGCCCACATAAACACAACCGGCGACATAACCTCGCAGGGAGATCATGTCGCCGGTGGCATAAGCCAGAGGCATCACCGCCATCAGGGGGATTCCGGCGGGACTACCGGGGAACCTGAGTAA